ATAAAGTCTCTAAACTGGTATTAGTTGGCACTTCAGCAAAAATGAGTTTTTCGGGCTATATCCAAATATGGATTATGATGCATATTTTCTCTTATGAGTCATTCGCTCGTGGGATGATTAATTTACTGTATGATCCTTCAGAACAAGTTAAGAAGGAGGCGTTTGATAGAGCTATGAATACCCCAAAGTTTGTAACCTATGATTGTGCTACAGAATTCATGAAAAATTACGATAAAAGAGACCAAGTTTCCAAAATAAAAGTGCCAACACTAATTGTCGTTGGCGAAAAAGATAAAGCAACACCAGTGAAGATGAGTCGACATTTAAACAGAGAAATCGAAGATTCAAAATTGAAAATTATACCAGATAGCAAGCATATGGTTATAATCGACAAATCCAATGAATTAAATGAAATTATAGACATGTTTATTGGATGAGATTTAGAATTCAGAAATATTATAAAATCTTAAAAGAAATACTTAATCAGTGAATCGGTAGAAATGCGAAATCCATGAGCATCCTCCCGATGCTTCGGTGCCTTCAGCCCGGGGTCGTTGACTTCAAACTAAGATAGGAAACTTACCACAGAGTTTCATAAGGTAATTCACATCATCGCGATCCCACACCCGTATGTTGTTCTCTTCTGCGACTCGCAGTGCCTTGGTGTCAATTCCTGCGAGGGCAATTACAAGAGTACTGTCAATTGTATATCCAACTTTGTCCAATTTCTTAACAAATCTGTTTATGTCGGCTGCAGTTATGTTTCCTGACTTCACTTCTGCTATCCAGTAGTGTTCACCATATCTTGCAATTATGTCAAATTCATTGCCACTTATGACCCGCTGCTCGACTTCGATAAACTTCGGCAGCTTAGTGTGGTGTAGTTCCAGTCCACCAAAATCCCTGAACAACTCCCTCACCCTTGATTCGCTTCCCTTCCCAAGTTCTCCCCGGTATGTGGTGATCATCTCCTCGATCTTCCTGTCAAACGCATCCAGCCGTTTTCCGTCTTTTATGAAAGAGAGTTCCATCTGCAGGGGATATGCTGCAGAGAGCCATGTTTTAAGCATCGGGTCCGTGATGAAATATTCCAATCCGTTTCTGGTCACCAAACCGGCCTGTTCAAGAAAACGTAAAGGGCGTGATAATTCCTGCGGCATCTTTGTTGTGTATTTGGCTATTTGTGACTGTTTTGTGCTGCCGGATGCTATGGCTTTT
The window above is part of the ANME-2 cluster archaeon genome. Proteins encoded here:
- a CDS encoding alpha/beta hydrolase, with the translated sequence MKIKVNDIELFYEVHGKGEPIIFSHGWMCDCSVWSSQIEFFSKKYKVIAYDQRGHGKSDKPKANYSIETLSNDLYSLIQKLNLEKVTLVGHSMGGMTAITFALNHPDKVSKLVLVGTSAKMSFSGYIQIWIMMHIFSYESFARGMINLLYDPSEQVKKEAFDRAMNTPKFVTYDCATEFMKNYDKRDQVSKIKVPTLIVVGEKDKATPVKMSRHLNREIEDSKLKIIPDSKHMVIIDKSNELNEIIDMFIG